A window of the Parabacteroides merdae ATCC 43184 genome harbors these coding sequences:
- a CDS encoding Crp/Fnr family transcriptional regulator has protein sequence MSIQFDIAKQIIAETCPNRKLKLENIRLFADIIQPKKYQKGDIILNEGDICNCLFYIEKGFIRQHYLKHDKDVIEHLACEKDVVWCIDSYFNREPTHLMMDAVENSVLWEIPRDIMEELSDANGDIAYLYRSFFENSLMLSQLKADILRFESANDRYARLQQHFPEITRRAPLTMIASYLQMTLETLSRVRVSIANAESK, from the coding sequence ATGAGTATTCAATTTGACATTGCAAAACAGATTATAGCTGAAACATGCCCTAATCGCAAACTTAAGTTGGAGAATATTCGCCTTTTTGCAGATATTATTCAGCCTAAGAAATATCAAAAAGGTGATATAATTCTAAATGAAGGTGATATCTGTAATTGCCTATTTTATATAGAAAAGGGATTTATTAGACAGCACTACCTAAAGCATGATAAGGATGTGATAGAACATTTAGCATGTGAAAAAGATGTTGTCTGGTGTATTGACAGCTATTTTAACCGAGAGCCAACACATCTTATGATGGATGCTGTAGAAAACAGTGTTTTATGGGAAATTCCGCGTGATATAATGGAAGAACTTTCTGATGCTAATGGTGATATAGCTTATCTATATCGGAGTTTTTTTGAAAATTCCTTAATGTTATCACAATTAAAGGCTGACATTTTACGTTTCGAATCAGCAAATGACAGATACGCTAGATTACAGCAACATTTTCCTGAAATAACTAGAAGAGCACCTTTGACAATGATTGCTTCATATCTTCAGATGACATTGGAAACATTAAGCAGAGTACGTGTATCAATAGCTAATGCTGAGAGCAAATAA
- a CDS encoding alpha/beta hydrolase, protein MKKQIFYMTFIALLSGCNCYKGNILQIEEQGSFAVGGTVLTDSLGHKYHGDHAYVFYQKPVDARKYPLVFAHGVGQFSKTWETTPDGREGFQNIFLRKGFSTYLVDQPRRGNAGRSTEAVTLEPVFDEEEWFNRFRVGIYPDYFEGVQFSRDREALNQYFRQMTPTIGPLDFDVYSDAYAALFDKIGPAIFVTHSQGGPVGWFTLLKTKNIKAIVAYEPGGSVPFPTGQVPEEGKVLTRSKKTEGIEVPMAVFKRYMEIPIIIYYGDNLPETDEHPELYEWTRRLHLMRKWAEMLNKLGGDVTVIHLPDVGLHGNTHFPMSDLNNVEVADLLSKWLYEKQLDR, encoded by the coding sequence ATGAAGAAACAGATATTTTACATGACGTTCATCGCTTTACTGTCGGGCTGTAATTGTTACAAAGGGAATATTCTGCAAATAGAGGAACAAGGCAGTTTTGCCGTAGGTGGCACCGTACTGACCGATTCATTGGGACACAAATACCACGGCGACCATGCTTATGTATTTTATCAGAAACCGGTTGATGCACGGAAATATCCGCTTGTTTTTGCACATGGTGTCGGCCAGTTTTCCAAAACATGGGAGACCACTCCTGACGGACGCGAAGGGTTTCAGAATATATTTCTTCGCAAAGGTTTCTCCACCTATCTTGTCGACCAGCCTCGCCGGGGAAATGCCGGACGGAGTACGGAAGCTGTCACACTGGAACCGGTATTCGATGAAGAAGAATGGTTCAACCGTTTCCGTGTGGGAATCTATCCTGATTATTTCGAGGGTGTACAGTTCAGTCGCGACCGGGAAGCCTTAAACCAGTACTTCCGGCAGATGACGCCGACCATCGGACCTTTGGACTTCGATGTCTATTCCGATGCCTATGCTGCTCTTTTTGACAAAATCGGTCCGGCCATATTTGTCACTCATTCACAAGGCGGTCCGGTGGGTTGGTTTACTTTGCTCAAAACGAAGAACATCAAAGCCATTGTAGCATACGAACCCGGTGGAAGTGTACCCTTCCCAACCGGTCAAGTTCCCGAAGAAGGCAAAGTCTTGACACGGTCTAAAAAAACAGAAGGAATAGAAGTCCCTATGGCAGTTTTCAAGAGATACATGGAAATTCCCATCATCATTTACTATGGGGATAACCTGCCCGAAACAGACGAACATCCGGAACTTTACGAATGGACACGCCGTCTGCATCTCATGCGCAAGTGGGCCGAAATGCTCAATAAGCTGGGCGGTGACGTGACGGTCATTCATCTGCCCGATGTCGGTCTGCATGGGAATACGCACTTCCCGATGTCGGATTTGAACAATGTGGAAGTAGCTGACCTGCTGTCGAAGTGGCTGTATGAGAAACAGCTGGACAGATAG
- a CDS encoding PPC domain-containing DNA-binding protein encodes MVRLIKTETVISVLMGHFIKKLLFILLFVGVLIAPANAQNEKNMYSYKKIGNKYIVSINNHTEIVKALNAFCKEKGILSGSINGIGAIGELTLRFFNPKTKAYDDKTFREQMEISNLTGNISSMNEQVYLHLHITVGRSDYSALAGHLLSAIQNGAGEFVVEDYSERISRTYNPDLGLNIYDFER; translated from the coding sequence ATGGTAAGATTAATCAAAACAGAGACAGTCATAAGTGTACTGATGGGGCATTTTATAAAGAAATTATTGTTTATCTTGCTGTTTGTCGGGGTACTGATTGCTCCGGCAAACGCACAAAACGAAAAGAATATGTATTCGTACAAGAAAATTGGCAACAAGTATATTGTCAGCATTAACAATCATACTGAAATTGTGAAAGCCCTGAATGCTTTCTGCAAGGAGAAAGGAATTCTGTCGGGTTCTATCAACGGGATTGGTGCTATCGGAGAGCTGACCCTCCGTTTCTTCAATCCCAAGACAAAAGCATATGATGATAAGACATTCCGGGAGCAAATGGAAATATCCAACCTTACAGGGAATATATCATCTATGAATGAGCAGGTATATCTTCATTTGCATATAACCGTCGGCAGGAGCGACTATTCCGCTTTAGCCGGACATCTACTTTCCGCAATACAGAATGGTGCAGGGGAGTTCGTGGTGGAAGATTATAGCGAGCGGATAAGTCGCACATATAATCCGGATTTAGGACTGAATATATACGATTTTGAAAGATAG
- a CDS encoding RagB/SusD family nutrient uptake outer membrane protein codes for MKRYINILMVALATMMTSCLTEDPRDQLYEEDIYNNANNIYINAVAVLYNYIGGSADSEGLQGTCRGIYDYNTLTTDEAMIPIRGGDWYDGGLWTNMYQHKWSPNDLPLYNTWKYLYKVVVLSNKSLHIIDKYSHNLSEEQRVAYEAEVRALRALFYYYIMDMYGRVPIVTSYEQPQDEVVQSERSEVFRFIVNELQEVAELLPNERSNKMGNYYGRITTPVANFLLAKLALNAEIYCDDNWTDGVPRNGKEIFFTVDGEKLNAWQTCIKYCNKLAEVGYRLEDDYSYNFSVHNENSNENIFTIPLDKNLYAAQFWYLFRSRHYNHGGALGGSSENGTSANISTVLANGYGTDDVDARFEKNFYAGIVEVDGKPVMMDNGQQLEYFPLELKLNLTGSSYVKTAGARMAKYEVDRTSHSDGRQPDNDIVLFRYADALLMKSEAKVRNGEDGSLELNEVRGRVGMPYREATLENILKERLLELVWEGWRRQDMVRFGVYHKSYDQRVQLADEKNGYTTVFPIPQKSIDLNPKLKQNVGYK; via the coding sequence ATGAAAAGATATATAAACATATTGATGGTTGCTTTGGCAACGATGATGACCTCTTGTCTTACTGAAGACCCTAGAGATCAACTTTATGAAGAAGACATTTACAACAATGCCAACAACATATATATTAATGCAGTGGCTGTGCTCTACAATTACATTGGTGGCAGTGCAGACAGTGAGGGTTTACAGGGGACCTGTCGTGGGATTTATGACTATAACACACTTACTACAGACGAAGCCATGATACCTATTCGTGGTGGCGACTGGTACGATGGAGGTTTGTGGACGAATATGTATCAGCATAAGTGGAGTCCTAATGATTTACCACTCTACAATACTTGGAAATACCTCTACAAGGTTGTTGTGTTATCGAACAAATCTCTGCATATCATCGATAAGTATAGCCATAACCTATCTGAGGAGCAGAGAGTGGCCTACGAAGCTGAGGTGCGAGCTCTGAGAGCACTTTTCTACTACTACATTATGGATATGTATGGCAGAGTGCCCATCGTAACATCCTATGAACAACCGCAGGATGAAGTTGTGCAGAGCGAGCGTAGCGAGGTTTTCCGTTTTATCGTGAATGAGTTGCAGGAGGTTGCCGAGTTGTTGCCAAATGAGCGTAGTAATAAGATGGGTAACTACTATGGTCGTATAACAACACCTGTAGCTAATTTCCTTTTGGCTAAGTTGGCTCTTAATGCCGAGATATATTGTGATGATAATTGGACTGATGGCGTTCCACGGAACGGTAAAGAGATATTTTTCACCGTCGATGGTGAGAAACTCAACGCTTGGCAGACCTGTATCAAATATTGCAATAAACTTGCCGAGGTAGGTTATCGGTTGGAGGACGATTATAGCTATAATTTCTCTGTGCATAACGAGAACTCCAACGAAAACATATTCACCATTCCGTTGGATAAGAACCTCTATGCTGCGCAGTTCTGGTATCTCTTCCGATCACGACACTACAACCATGGCGGTGCGTTGGGTGGCTCATCGGAAAATGGTACCAGTGCCAATATCTCAACAGTCTTAGCCAACGGATACGGCACAGATGATGTAGATGCTCGCTTTGAAAAGAACTTCTATGCCGGCATCGTAGAGGTTGATGGAAAGCCTGTAATGATGGACAATGGACAGCAGTTGGAGTATTTCCCATTGGAGCTAAAGTTGAATCTTACGGGAAGCTCCTATGTCAAGACAGCTGGTGCTCGTATGGCAAAATATGAGGTTGATAGGACCTCACATTCCGACGGTAGACAACCGGATAACGACATCGTGCTATTCCGCTATGCCGATGCTCTCCTGATGAAGTCCGAGGCAAAGGTACGTAATGGTGAGGATGGCTCGTTGGAGTTGAACGAAGTCCGAGGTCGTGTTGGTATGCCATATCGAGAAGCTACGCTTGAGAACATATTGAAAGAGCGTTTGTTGGAGTTAGTATGGGAAGGCTGGCGACGACAAGATATGGTGCGTTTTGGAGTTTATCACAAATCATACGATCAGCGAGTCCAACTGGCTGATGAGAAAAATGGGTATACCACAGTTTTTCCTATTCCACAAAAAAGTATAGACTTGAACCCAAAATTGAAACAAAATGTTGGATATAAATAA
- a CDS encoding aldo/keto reductase: MDKDKDMSRRRFLKMAALTGAAMCVGPTLNKVTAAERVWMGKQQVANNIPAGMAAVRTRRTLGHGNTAFTVSAMGYGCMGLNHNRSQYPSREKEIALVHEAVERGVTLFDTAESYGYHINEKLVGEALKGYTDRVFVSSKFGHKFVNGVQIKTEEDSTPANIRRVCENSLRNLGVETLGMFYQHRIDPNTPIEAVAETCSKLIKEGKILHWGMCEVNVDTIRRAHKICPVTAIQSEYHLMHRMVETNGVLELCEDLGIGFVPYSPLNRGFLGGMINEYTKFDVTNDNRQTLPRFQPEAIRANYRIVEVLNAFGRTRGITPAQIALAWLMNKKPFIVPIPGTTKLSHLEENLRACDIRFTAEEIEELETAVAAIPVVGSRYDALQESKIPK; the protein is encoded by the coding sequence ATGGATAAAGACAAGGATATGAGCCGCCGGAGATTCCTTAAAATGGCGGCATTGACAGGAGCTGCCATGTGTGTCGGGCCTACCTTGAACAAGGTAACGGCAGCAGAACGGGTATGGATGGGGAAACAACAAGTTGCAAACAACATCCCTGCAGGCATGGCGGCGGTGCGCACTCGGCGAACATTGGGACACGGAAATACGGCATTCACTGTTTCTGCAATGGGATATGGCTGTATGGGCTTGAACCATAACCGCAGCCAGTACCCGAGCAGGGAAAAAGAAATCGCCCTGGTGCATGAAGCTGTTGAACGTGGGGTGACCCTTTTCGATACAGCCGAAAGCTACGGCTACCACATCAATGAAAAATTGGTCGGCGAAGCCTTGAAAGGATATACCGACCGGGTATTTGTGTCATCGAAGTTCGGACATAAGTTTGTAAACGGTGTGCAGATTAAAACCGAAGAGGACAGCACTCCGGCCAACATCCGCCGGGTTTGTGAAAACTCGTTGCGCAATCTCGGAGTTGAAACATTGGGCATGTTCTACCAGCACCGCATAGACCCGAACACACCGATTGAAGCGGTGGCTGAAACATGCAGCAAACTCATCAAGGAAGGTAAAATCCTGCATTGGGGCATGTGTGAAGTAAACGTTGATACCATCCGCCGTGCGCACAAGATATGTCCGGTTACGGCAATCCAAAGCGAATATCACTTGATGCACCGCATGGTAGAGACGAACGGAGTGTTGGAGCTGTGCGAGGATTTGGGCATCGGTTTCGTTCCATACAGTCCGCTGAACCGTGGTTTTTTGGGCGGTATGATCAATGAATATACCAAGTTTGATGTTACCAACGACAACCGGCAGACCTTGCCACGCTTCCAGCCCGAAGCCATACGCGCCAACTATCGTATTGTGGAAGTTCTTAACGCTTTCGGCCGTACAAGAGGCATTACCCCGGCACAGATAGCTTTGGCCTGGCTGATGAACAAGAAGCCTTTTATCGTGCCTATTCCGGGCACCACCAAACTCTCTCATCTGGAAGAGAACCTTCGTGCCTGCGACATCCGTTTCACGGCAGAAGAGATAGAAGAACTGGAAACAGCCGTAGCTGCCATTCCTGTGGTGGGTAGCCGCTACGATGCCTTGCAGGAGTCTAAAATCCCAAAATAA